The following are from one region of the Cherax quadricarinatus isolate ZL_2023a chromosome 2, ASM3850222v1, whole genome shotgun sequence genome:
- the LOC128687082 gene encoding superoxide dismutase [Cu-Zn], with protein MKLLILLSVAALCSSTGPDAVVDLVPGSNQVSGRLELYSNYGEITIVGAVSGLTEGLHGFHVHEKGDLGDGCKAAGGHFNPFNKNHGAPYDLERHAGDLGNVEADYQGVAYINIVDKQISLDSTSPAYIGGLAIVVHAGVDDLGRGGNPESLKTGNAGQRSGCGIIQVVRKYPQMFRYQNVYNYN; from the exons GGTCCTGATGCCGTGGTGGATCTAGTGCCTGGCAGTAACCAGGTTAGCGGCAGACTGGAACTCTACAGCAACTATGGAGAAATCACCATCGTCG GCGCAGTGAGTGGCCTGACGGAGGGACTACACGGCTTCCACGTCCACGAGAAGGGTGACCTCGGTGACGGCTGTAAGGCTGCTGGAGGTCACTTTAACCCATTTAAT AAGAACCATGGGGCCCCCTATGACTTAGAACGCCACGCTGGAGATCTTGGCAACGTGGAGGCAGACTACCAAGGAGTCGCTTACATAAACATCGTAGACAAGCAGATCTCACTGGACTCCACCTCACCAGCATACATTGGCGGCCTAGCCATCGTTGTCCATGCCGGTGTTGATGACCTGGGCCGCGGTGGCAACCCAGAGTCTCTGAAGACTGGCAATGCTGGTCAGCGCTCCGGCTGCGGCATCATCCAGGTGGTAAGGAAATATCCACAGATGTTTCGCTACCAGAACGTATACAACTACAACTGA